A DNA window from Bacillus carboniphilus contains the following coding sequences:
- a CDS encoding protein-glutamate O-methyltransferase CheR encodes MSYDYEEFTQSFYKLTGIDLAQYKEAQMKRRLTSLYEKKGYKDFSDFFQAVAKDSALLDELLDKMTINVSEFYRNAARWDIFREKILPSLLQTRSNLKVWSAASSTGEEPYTLAMILSENLPFSKFRIQATDIDLKALSRAKEGKYHERAIQELPITLRDKWLKKSGDFYSVKDELKKAVEYKRLNLLKDSFPSDQDLIVCRNVLIYFTEEAKFDLYDKFAKSLSKGGILFVGSTEQIFHPDKFGLKVVSPFFYQKM; translated from the coding sequence ATGAGCTATGACTACGAAGAATTTACACAATCCTTTTATAAACTAACAGGAATAGACCTTGCACAGTACAAGGAGGCACAAATGAAGAGAAGGTTGACTTCTCTTTATGAAAAAAAGGGATATAAGGATTTTTCTGATTTCTTTCAAGCAGTAGCAAAAGATTCAGCTCTACTTGATGAATTGTTAGATAAGATGACCATAAATGTGTCAGAATTTTATCGGAATGCCGCCAGATGGGATATTTTTAGAGAAAAAATTCTCCCTAGTCTTCTACAAACTCGAAGTAATCTAAAAGTCTGGAGTGCAGCTAGTTCAACAGGTGAGGAGCCTTATACATTGGCTATGATCTTAAGTGAGAACCTTCCCTTTTCAAAATTTAGAATTCAAGCAACTGATATAGACCTAAAAGCTCTTTCTAGAGCAAAGGAAGGAAAGTATCATGAACGAGCTATTCAAGAACTACCAATAACTCTTAGAGATAAGTGGCTTAAGAAGTCTGGTGATTTTTATAGTGTAAAAGATGAACTTAAAAAAGCTGTAGAGTATAAACGATTAAATCTATTAAAAGACTCCTTTCCTTCAGATCAAGATTTAATTGTTTGTAGAAACGTTTTAATTTACTTTACCGAAGAAGCAAAATTTGATCTATATGATAAGTTTGCAAAATCGTTGTCAAAAGGTGGCATTCTATTTGTTGGAAGTACAGAACAAATTTTTCATCCGGATAAATTTGGATTAAAAGTGGTATCACCGTTTTTCTACCAGAAAATGTAG
- the aroC gene encoding chorismate synthase — MRYLTAGESHGPKLTAIIEGLPAGLSLVSEDINQELSRRQKGHGRGRRMQIEKDQVEISSGVRHGLTLGSPVTLTVENNDWTHWTKVMGIEPISDEEEKEVKRKITRPRPGHADLNGGMKYGHRDLRNVLERSSARETTVRVAVGAVAKKLLSELGIEIVGHVKEIGGIKAGGVPPVKLSELREKTEASPVRCFDDEAAVKMMQAIDDAKKNGDSIGGIVEVVAEGMPVGIGSYVQYDRKLDAKIAGAVMSINAFKGVEFGLGFEMARIPGSQVHDEILWSESEGYTRRTNRLGGFEGGMTTGMPIVVKGVMKPIPTLYKPLQSVDIDTKEPFSASIERSDSCAVPAAAVVMEHVVAWELASSLIEHFSSDQMKVLQRSIQEYRQYTREF; from the coding sequence ATGAGATATCTAACAGCAGGAGAGTCGCACGGTCCTAAATTAACAGCGATTATAGAAGGTTTACCCGCTGGTTTATCACTAGTGTCGGAAGATATAAATCAAGAGTTATCCAGAAGACAAAAAGGGCATGGCCGCGGCCGTCGTATGCAAATTGAAAAAGACCAAGTAGAAATTTCATCCGGTGTGAGGCACGGCCTTACATTAGGTTCGCCTGTTACATTAACAGTTGAGAATAACGATTGGACACATTGGACAAAAGTAATGGGAATTGAACCAATCTCAGATGAAGAAGAAAAAGAAGTGAAACGAAAAATTACACGACCAAGACCGGGTCATGCTGATTTAAATGGTGGTATGAAATATGGTCACCGTGATTTACGAAATGTTCTAGAAAGATCGTCAGCAAGAGAAACAACCGTTCGGGTCGCAGTAGGGGCAGTTGCAAAAAAACTATTAAGTGAACTAGGTATTGAAATTGTGGGCCATGTAAAAGAAATCGGTGGCATAAAAGCAGGGGGAGTTCCACCTGTGAAACTATCTGAATTAAGAGAAAAAACAGAGGCTTCTCCAGTAAGATGTTTCGATGATGAAGCTGCAGTAAAAATGATGCAAGCAATCGATGATGCCAAAAAGAATGGCGATTCTATTGGTGGAATTGTAGAGGTTGTAGCTGAAGGGATGCCTGTAGGAATTGGAAGCTACGTACAATATGACCGAAAGTTAGATGCCAAAATAGCAGGAGCAGTAATGAGTATTAACGCCTTTAAGGGAGTAGAGTTCGGCTTAGGCTTTGAAATGGCTAGAATTCCTGGGAGCCAAGTTCATGATGAAATTCTTTGGAGTGAATCAGAAGGATATACAAGAAGGACAAATAGACTGGGTGGATTTGAAGGTGGAATGACCACTGGAATGCCTATCGTGGTAAAAGGTGTTATGAAACCTATTCCAACTCTCTATAAGCCATTACAGAGTGTGGATATTGACACAAAGGAGCCCTTTAGCGCTAGTATTGAAAGGTCTGATAGTTGTGCTGTACCTGCTGCTGCTGTTGTCATGGAACACGTAGTTGCTTGGGAGCTAGCTTCAAGCTTAATCGAACACTTTTCAAGTGATCAAATGAAAGTACTACAAAGAAGCATACAGGAATATCGTCAATATACGAGGGAGTTTTAA
- the aroB gene encoding 3-dehydroquinate synthase produces the protein MRKLSITTDTSKYNIFIGNQITDFIVEDLSRLDKITKVMVICDKNISNLYLESFISKINQWTKVIVQIVPNGEYAKSFTTYEECMKKAIQEGLDRHSLVVAFGGGAVGDLAGFVAATFMRGIRFVQIPTTLLAHDSAVGGKTAINHPLGKNMVGAFHQPEAVYYDLQYLQTLPVREKLSGFAELIKHGLIGDRALLDRLTAYVKYIDFQTISFWEEAIEKGIKVKARIVEQDTKEKSVRAFLNFGHTLGHAIENLSEYQISHGEAVLKGMMFALNISDTKHSLAFSIQDFKEWFIQLGYDPDIPSHMSNAQLLSQMKRDKKVVGGAIKFILLKDIEQPYITEMNDEELIDFLNKLSC, from the coding sequence ATGAGAAAGCTAAGTATTACAACAGATACTTCCAAGTATAATATTTTCATCGGTAACCAAATCACAGATTTTATAGTAGAGGACTTGTCTCGATTAGATAAGATAACAAAAGTAATGGTGATCTGTGACAAAAACATATCAAACTTATATCTAGAATCTTTCATATCAAAAATAAATCAATGGACTAAAGTTATTGTACAAATTGTTCCTAATGGGGAATATGCTAAATCCTTTACTACTTACGAAGAATGCATGAAAAAAGCAATACAAGAAGGATTAGATCGTCATTCGTTAGTTGTTGCATTTGGAGGGGGAGCGGTTGGAGACTTAGCAGGCTTTGTTGCAGCCACTTTTATGAGAGGAATCAGGTTTGTCCAAATTCCAACTACTCTACTCGCTCACGATAGTGCTGTGGGTGGGAAGACTGCCATCAATCACCCACTTGGGAAAAATATGGTTGGGGCATTTCATCAGCCTGAAGCAGTCTATTATGACCTCCAATATCTTCAAACATTACCAGTGCGCGAGAAGCTTTCGGGGTTTGCAGAACTAATAAAGCACGGCTTAATAGGTGATCGTGCTTTATTAGATAGGTTAACTGCGTATGTGAAATATATTGATTTTCAAACCATTTCCTTTTGGGAAGAAGCCATTGAAAAAGGTATTAAGGTAAAAGCAAGAATTGTAGAGCAGGATACAAAAGAGAAAAGTGTAAGAGCCTTTTTAAATTTTGGTCATACATTAGGGCATGCCATTGAAAATTTGTCAGAGTACCAGATTTCACATGGTGAAGCCGTTCTAAAGGGAATGATGTTTGCGCTTAACATTAGTGATACAAAACATTCCCTTGCCTTTTCTATTCAGGATTTTAAAGAATGGTTCATACAATTAGGTTACGACCCAGACATTCCTTCTCATATGAGTAATGCTCAGCTTCTAAGCCAAATGAAGAGAGATAAAAAAGTGGTTGGTGGAGCTATCAAGTTTATTTTACTAAAAGACATAGAACAGCCTTATATAACGGAAATGAACGATGAAGAATTGATTGACTTCTTAAATAAATTATCATGCTAA
- the aroH gene encoding chorismate mutase: MLRGVRGATTVNSNEPDDIIEKTYELLTLLIDKNGIQPTDVSSVIITVTTDLNAEFPAKAMRKLKGWTYVPVMCMTEIPVPHALEKCIRVMIHTNTDIPQHEIAHMYLHKAKGLRPDLEEERKRNEMDQTAE, translated from the coding sequence ATGCTTCGAGGGGTGAGAGGAGCAACAACCGTTAATTCTAATGAGCCTGATGATATAATAGAGAAGACTTATGAACTATTAACATTGTTGATAGACAAAAATGGAATTCAACCGACAGATGTCTCATCCGTAATCATAACCGTCACCACGGATTTAAATGCAGAATTTCCAGCAAAAGCTATGCGGAAATTAAAAGGATGGACCTATGTACCTGTTATGTGCATGACAGAAATACCTGTCCCCCATGCCCTTGAGAAATGTATCCGTGTGATGATTCATACCAATACAGATATCCCACAACATGAGATTGCCCACATGTATCTACATAAAGCCAAAGGACTTAGACCAGATTTGGAAGAGGAGAGAAAAAGGAATGAAATGGATCAAACAGCTGAATGA